ccctggtTCTCCAAGGTGTCCTCCTCGCTGGGCCGATGGGTTCATGGTCAAAGCAAGAGATGCCACCACGGTAAGAGCTCTGCTCTGTGGCAAAGCACCCACCCCTAGATCCTCCAGCACTTGATGATCACAGACGCCAAGAAACCTGCTGGAGAAAACCCAAAGCAAGGCAGGAGCGAGCACACCCTCCTGCCAGCATCCTCCCAGCCTTGCTCCGTGCTCCAGAGCCCACCGAGGTCCCCATCCCGTGGGTCACCACCACACTCTGCCTGGCCAGGTATTTGCTCTCAGTGTTTCACGCTCAGGGTTGCAGCTGATGGAAGGAGAACAGCCCTGGGAATGGCGCAGCTTTTCATACCCGTGTTGGCCCGGCTGCTCTCGGCAATGATTAACGGCCGGGCAGCCCTGGCCGTCGGTGGCCGTGGAGGTGACGCTGGCGCTGGCTCTGGGGTGGCTGCCACGCTGTGCACATGCTGTCTGGATCCTACGGCAGGAGCTCAGCCTCTGAAGTCTCTCGTCCAGAtgcagctcctggagaaagTCCCAGGGTGGACCAAAAGCGCCGGGGTTTGTACTTGGGTCACAACGaccccgtgcagctccaggcttgagggagagtggctggaaagctgcccggtgggaaagacctgggggtgcagatcaacagcagctgaacacgagccagcagtggcccaggtggccaagaaagccaccagcatcctggcttggatcagaaatggcatgaacagcaggaggagggaagggatcGACCCCTGGACTTGGTGCTGGAGGCTGCACCTCAGAtcttgggttcagttttggcccctcactccacaaaggatgttgaggggctggagcgtgtccggagaaggggaacagagctgggaagggactggagcccaggggttctgggagtggctgagggacctgggtcTGCGTaatgtggagaagaggaggttgagaggAGACCCCGtcgctcctggaaaggaggttggagccaggcagGTCGCTGGGATCTTCTCCCAGATCACAAGCGACAAGATgagagcaaatggcctcaagtagCACCAGGAGAGGGTTAGACTGgatattcagttttgggcctggGGACACAGGGCTCATCTCAGGGTCACATCTTGGGGACACAGGGTGCATCCCGGGGTGGGACAGTCATCCCAGGGGCACATCCAGGTGATACAGGATGCATCCCGGGAGCACAGCGGCAACACAGGGTTCATCGCAGGGGTACATCCCGGGGACACAGGGTGCATCCTGAGAGCATCCCAGAGCTGTATCCTGGGGACACGGAGCGCATCCCAAGGGCTCAATCCTGGGGATACGGGGCACAGCCCAGGAGTGCATCCCGGGGTGCAGGGCACATTCAAAGGGTCATCCTGGGAGCATCCCAGAGCCATGTCCTGGGGATACAGGGCACATCCTGGGAGCATCCCAGAGCCGTTTCCCAGAGATACAGGGTGCATCCCTCATCCTATAGCCGTATCCTGGGGATACAGGTCACATCCTTCATCCCAGAGCTGTATCCCAGGGATACAGGTTGCATCCTTCATCCCAGAGCCGTATCTCAGGGATACAGGGCACATCCTTCATCCCAGAGCTGTATCCCAGGAATACAGGGCCATCCCAGGAGCGTCCCAGAGCTGTGTTCTGGGGATACAGGGTGCATCCTTCATCCCACAGCCATATCCTTGGGGATACAGGAAGCATCCTTCATCCCAGAGCCGTATCCTGGGGATACAGGGAGCATCCTTCATCCCAGAGCCGTATCCCAGGGATACAGGGAGCATCCCGGGGCAGAGCCCGTTCCCCCCGCTCGGAGGGGGCTCTCGCCGCCCCGGGGCGGTccctgccccccctgccccccctcccTCCGGGGCGGGGCCCCCCCAGCTCCGTGTGGGTGTCGGCACCGGTGCCCCCGCGATGCCCAAGCTGCTGCCGGCGCAGGAGGCGGCTCGGATCTACCACACCAACTATGTGCGGAACGCGCGGGCCATGGGGGTGCTCTGGGCGCTCTTCACCCTCTGCTTCTCCATCCTGATGGTGGTGACCTTCATCCAGCCCTACTGGATCGGCGACAGCATCGACACGCCGCAAGCCGGCTACTTCGGCCTCTTCTCCTACTGCATCGGCAACGCGCTCACCGGCGAGCTCATCTGCAAGGGCAGCCCCCTCGACTTCGGCACCATCCCCTCCAGCGCCTTCaaaactgccatgttcttcgtCGGCATCTCCACCTTCCTCATCATCGGCTCCATCCTCTgcttcagcctcttcttcttctgCAACGCGGCCACCGTGTATAAAGTCTGCGCCTGGATGCAGCTGGCGGCGGGtgagcggggctgggggtgagggtttttccttctcttgacTCTTCCCGGGGGAGGCTGGCCAGGAGCAGGACACCAGGAGAACCCCCGTGCCCCATTTCCTCCCCCTTACTGGTTACCAGTAGGGAATTGACAGCAAGGCAGAGGAACCGAGGCCAAACAGACTCGCTGCGCAAAACCACGCGGCACCGACAGCGCAGACACAGCCCCTTCCCTCTTACCTGGGCTCTTGTCTCGCCCCACGGCGCCGTGGGGTCATGGCTTCAGAGCATAAAACCTTACAGAGTCGGGGCACGGGGCTCCCTGCCATCATAGAGATCCTGCAGGAATTAATGAGGGAGACAGGGATAACGTTTCCTGGGTTATTTGGTGCCCGTGGTACCTCCTGCAGCAGCCGGTAACTCCCCTGGAGAACGACAGACTGGGGAGGTGGAACAGGAGGAGGGGACTGGCAATAGGATTTATCATCACCCACGCTTTCCGGCTCTTCTGCTCATCCCTCTACTCGTTCCTGTGGATCCCCAGCCTTCTTCATCCCTCCCCCCAATGCAGCGAGACACCCGAGGCACCTGGTAACCCAGCCTCTGCCTCCGAAGCCTCAGCTGAAACCCAAACCCCGGCTCTTTGCTGCTCCTGCATCAttcatgctgcccagggagggggttgagtccccttccctggagggatttaaaggacaagtggacgaggtgctgagggacatggtttagtgattgatgggggtggttggactcaatgatccggtgggtcctttccaacctggtgattctatgattctgaaatcCTGCTCTGCGGCACGGGGGTCGCTCCAGTTCCCGGCTAAAGAAACGCGCTCAAGCAAAGATTTAGATAAGAGGCTTGGGGCAGCTCAGCCTCGCAGGGAGCCAGAGCAGGGAAGAGCTTTGCTGTCGTATGTGGGTCTTTCCATATGGGTTTTTGTGCTGGATGTGGGAGAGAAACCCAGCACGGGCAGCTCCATCCACATGGATGAGCCTGAATCACCCCCAAGAGCCCAGTTTCTCCACATCAGCCAGGTCTGGGGAGCTCTCGAGCCACCGCTGGGCAATGCAGGTGCTGCTGTGTGCTGGGagagattttcatagaatcatagaatcatagaataaccaggttggaagagacccacaggatcatcgagtccaaccattcccatcaatcactaaaccatgtctctcagcacctcgtccacccgtcccttaaacccctccagggaaggggactcaaccccctctctgggcagcctctgccagggaccaatcaccctttccctgaaaaattttaaaCCAGGGGCAGGTGATGAGCAAATCCATCCTCTGGCCTTTGTTCCACACCACGGTGCATTTTCATGGGAGAAGCAATTTCTTTCCAGCTTCCTCCGTTTCTCCGTGCCCCTCCTTTCTGTCAGCTAcagggaaaataattaaatagaaGAGGAACCAGCCGCTCCTCAGTGATGCTCTCTGCAGACCTAGGAAGATGCCTGCTGGCCTTGCCACTCTCCTGTCCCCaaaccaagaggaaaaaaacattggtAAAGGGTGAGGAAACAACTCTGAAAGTGTTTTCTGGCGTAGTGAGCACCCAGTGATGGAGGAAAGGCCCTGGTATGGGGTAGGAAGCATCTcgctgctgcaggaggctgcggatgccatagaatcataggatcactaggttggaaaggatcatcgagtccaaccacgaACCATTGAGCCTAACCTGTCCACAAAGGGCAGGGGCAAACGGCCACTCACCCAGAGGCTGTTTCTGGTGTGAGAGGAGCCTGAGAggaacctgaaaggaggttgtggagaggagggagctgggctcttctcccaagggacaggggacaggacgagagggaatggcctcaagctccaccaggggagggtcaggctggacattaggaaaaacttttttacagaaagggtgattggtccctggcagaggctgcccagggagggggttgagtccccttccctggagggatttaagggacgggtggacgaggcgctgagggacatgggttagtgattgatgggaatggttggactcgatgatccggtgggtcttttccaacctggggattctatgattccataagaTAACAGTGGAGGATGCAAAGCGCCTCCGTTAATCCCAAAGTCTTGCGGATGAGCTTGGCTCTTCTCCCTGCTGAACTCAGTCACTCTTGTCCAGCAAATACAACAACGAATTCTCTGAGCGTGttgggagagggggaaaaaaaagcacttctgAGCTTCTGGGACATGAGCCGCTTGGCAGGAAAAGGGCCCTTGGGCAGCTCCCATGGCAAAGCCACCAGGTCGACGTGCCAAGGGCCACGTGGCCGGGCTGGAGCGGCCGTCGAGGTCGTGTGTGCGATGAGAGCGGCTGCAGAAGAGCCAGTGGCTCACGGCCGGGCTGGAACCACCCCAGCTGAACAAGCAGAATTAATCTGCCTGCAAAGCTGTTACTCGGCAAAGCATAAGCTGATACCCAGCTACGCGCGGGGCAATAACAAGGTTTCTTACTTGGTACAGACTAAATCCATCCCAGTTTTGTGCTTTGAAGTGACAGCCAGGGATGTGTGAGGAGGCAGGAGAGATGTTGCCTGGGCAACGCAGTGAGGGGAGATGCTGCTGGAGCCCATCCGAGCTCACGGGAAGGCAGCATGATGTATCCTGCTCCTTCCCGGCTGCAGCAGCGTGGATAAAGCAGAGCCCATGGGAGCAGGGAATGTTTAAAACTAGTTAGCTGACCCGGAGCGTTTTATCTGCTTGCAGCATTGTGGTTGTGGCTGGATGCAGCCCTGCTGTCCCCCTCCCCGTGCGGTATTGGCTCAGCAGGTAttggggtgttcagcctggagaaaagaaggtctggggagaccttagagcagcttccagtgctgaaaggggctccaggaaagctggggaggggctctggatcagggagggcagggataggatgagggggaacagttttcacctggaagaggggagattgaggtgagatctcaggaagaaattcttcattttgaGGATTTTGCACAAGTTGCCTGcggaagcggtggctgccccatccctggaggggttcaaggccaggttggatggggcttggagcccctgatccagtgggaggtgtccctgcccatggcaggggtgcaactggctgggctttgaggtcccttccaccccaaaccgttccatgactCTAGGATTCTGTCTTGCAGCTGCTCTAACATCTCCCTCTCCCCGCAGCGACCGGGCTGATGATCGGCTGCCTCATCTACCCGGACGGCTGGGACTCGAGCGAGGTGAAGCGCATGTGTGGGGACAAGACAGACAAGTACACGCTGGGTGCCTGCACCGTGCGCTGGGCGTACATCCTCTGCATCATCGGCATCCTCGACGCTCTCATCCTCTCCTTCCTGGCCTTCGTGTTGGGGAACCGGCAAGACAACCTCCTCCCCTCTGATTTCCAAGTGGAAAGTAAAGGTAAAGGCAGCTCAGCTGAGCTCTGAGCccatcctgctgcagagcatcccTCCCCTGCCACCTCTGGCTATTACTTGGGGGCTGGTGGCTTCTTCCAGGGggagaagcagagctgctgtggtCAGTAACAGCCCCATCcatgcccagggagggggctgagtccccttccctggaggggtttaagggacgggtggatgaggtgctgagggacatggtttagtgattgatggggatggttggactcgatgatccggtgggtctctcccaacctggtgattctatgattctctaccCCATTAACACCATAATTATCCTTGTTTTACAGAAGAAGAGGGCAATGACTGACGGAGCCCATCACCACGTAAGTGCTGCCCGCTGTGGGTTTTAACCTTTCTTCCCAGCTCGCTGTGACGTTGCTGGTGTGGTTTGATCACTAAAGCATCGACAGCTCTAGGGAGTGTGGTGCTGTAGTCACGGTGGGTCAAAGAGAAAAGCCTTTTACTTTGCCTCCTGGAATCGGGAAAACACCAATCCTTGCTCAGTGATAAAAAAAGACCTGCTTAAAATTATAAACCGTGCTCCcatggcagcagctgagctgttctttctcttcccagggacacctccagctCTTCTTCCATCAGCCCTGCTCTTTCAAGTGGCCTTTCCAGGAGCTTTAAACTTACCAGCTTCCACGGGTTTTCTACAACTGCTCTTTCCACCACTGCCGGCTCCCAGCTCATGGAGTTTATGGGATGGGAAGAGCCCAAACTGgacatgggatttttttgagtCCATCAGCAAGCctggggaaaaaggagaaggagggcgatttgctgggttttggggtttgcaCATCTCCTTTTG
This portion of the Phaenicophaeus curvirostris isolate KB17595 chromosome 24, BPBGC_Pcur_1.0, whole genome shotgun sequence genome encodes:
- the LHFPL5 gene encoding LHFPL tetraspan subfamily member 5 protein gives rise to the protein MPKLLPAQEAARIYHTNYVRNARAMGVLWALFTLCFSILMVVTFIQPYWIGDSIDTPQAGYFGLFSYCIGNALTGELICKGSPLDFGTIPSSAFKTAMFFVGISTFLIIGSILCFSLFFFCNAATVYKVCAWMQLAAATGLMIGCLIYPDGWDSSEVKRMCGDKTDKYTLGACTVRWAYILCIIGILDALILSFLAFVLGNRQDNLLPSDFQVESKEEEGND